TCTCAGAACAGCCCGGGCGCGCGTATCGAGCCCGATGCTGCGACCGCACGCGCCTCGGCCTATGCAGAACCTGAAGTCGCACGGTCCGCGCCCACCGCGCCGCCGCCGACACCATCCGAGCCCACGACTGCGAACACCACGCCACCCGTCGGTGAGGCACCACGATTGCCGTCCGCCGCCGAGATGCGTCAGGCAGCTTCAGACCTGTTCAATGCGCTGCGCGCCACGAAGGGTGCCTCCGTCCGGGAGATCGCGAATTTCTTTCGCGATGGCGACGATCATCGTATGGCGATGGTGGGCACCGTGAAGATCATGGAAGGTCGCACCACCAGTCGCGCGCAGTTCGAGTTGCAGGTCTCCAAGCGCGACTTCTCGGGGCGACAGGCCGTGGGCATCGCGTTGGTCACGTTCTTCGCCGAGCGTCGCGACGGGCAGGTCGTCCCCGCTCTCGAATCCGTCGGCCCCATCTCGCGCGTGCGTTGAGCCTGCGCCAAGCGTGCGTTGAGCGTGCGTTGAGCGTGCACCGGGAAGTGGCCGATCCCGATGTCGGTCCGGGCGTCGTTCGATGCGCCACCCCGAGGAGTTCCCGATGCCGTCCGCTATCTTTTCATCATGACTCTCTCCCCCTCCCCCACCAACTCCGCGGACGGTTACGTCCGCACCGACCTCGCCAACGGCATCGGGCGCATCGAGTTCTTCCACCCCAAGAGCAACTCCCTTCCGGGTGTGCTGCTGCGTGAACTCGCCGCCACGGTCACCCGGGTGAGCCAGGACCCCGCCGTGCGCGTGATCGTGCTGCAAAGCGGCGGCACCGGCCCCTTCTGCGCGGGTGCATCGTTCGACGAACTCGCCTCGCTGTCGGAACCCGCACAGGGACAGCAGTTCTTCAGCGGCTTCGCGGGCGTGATCCTCGCCATGATCCGCGCGCCGCAGTTCGTCATCACACGCGTGCACGGCAAGGCCGCGGGCGGCGCGGTGGGCCTCATCTCGGCGTCCGACTTCAGCATGGCCGTGCGTACGGCGTCGGCCAAACTGAGTGAACTGGCCGTGGGCATCGGTCCCTTCGTGGTGGGGCCGGTGATCGAGAAGAAGCTCGGACTCGCGTCGTTCAGCCAGATGGCGGTGGACGCCGACTGGCGCGATGCCGCCTGGTGTGAACGTCGCGGGCTCTATGCCCGTCTCTACGACGATGTCGCGGCGCTCGATGCAGGAGTGGATCAGCTCGCGGCCACACTCGCACGCTCCAATCCCGATGCCATGGCGCAGATGAAGCAGGTGTTCTGGGCCGGCACGGAACAATGGGATGCGATGCTCGCCGAACGCGCGCACATGAGTGGCACCCTCGCGCTCTCACCGTTCACCCGGCAGGCCATCGCGGCCTTCAAGGGCAAGTGATGGCGCGGCCCTCGGTGCTGGTGGTGCACGGGGCCCTGGGCAGTGCGCAGCAGATGCAGCCCCTGGTGGACGCTCTGATGGCCTCGGGTCGGTTCACGTCGGCCCGCGCCATCGAGCTGCCGGGACATGGACACACGCCGCTCGATGAAGGGAAATCGTTCGGCATGGACACATTCGCCGACACCCTCGCCGGTACCGCGGTGGCGATGCGGGAGGACACGGGACATCTGCCCGTGGTCTTCGGTTACTCCATGGGCGGATACGCGGCCATGCTGCTGGCGTCGCGTAAGGCCGGTGTGATCGGCCCACTCGTGACGCTCGGAACGATGGTGCGCTGGACGCCGGCCATCGCCGAGCAGGCGGCGGCGCGGCTCGATCCGGCGGTGATTGCTGCCAAGGTACCGGCTTTCGCCGACACACTGGCAGCGCGTCACGAGGGAGCTGGCGGCTGGGAGCGCATGATGCAGCGCACGGCGACACTCCTGCGCGAGTTGGGCGATGCGCCGCCTCTCACGCACGCGGCATTTGGTACGATTCGGAGCCCTGTCCACCTGCTTGTCGGCGAGAAGGACGACAGCGTGACGCTGGGTGATTGCGAAGAGGTGGCGGCACTGATGCCCAACGCCCGCGCGTCACTGCTGCCTGGGGTTCCGCATCCCATCGAGCGGGTGCCCCTCGCGTCCATCGTGGATCTGGTCACCGAACTGGCGCACTGAACGCGCGGCGATGCGCAGACCGTGGCTACTGTCCCGGTTTGCGCACGCTCCGCAGTGTCTGAACCGCCACGTGCGAAGGATCGGTGGGAATCGTGCTCGCATACGCCACATCGATGATGCGGTTGCCGGCACCGAAGTGGCCCACTTCCTTGCGCAGGATATGCGTGGAGTTGTCCGGGGTCCATGACCGCGGGGTACGATGCCGCGCCAGCGTGCGCCAGGAGGTGGGGAAGTTCCAGTCGCCGACGAATACGAAATCGCGGGAGTTCGCGATGTAGGCGATGCCATGATCGGCAATCACCAGATCGAACCACGAGAGATAGTAGTCGACGCGCTCCTGGGTCATCTCCTGGAAGCTCTCGATGTTCATGACGACATCGAATCGCGCCGTCCCGAGGTGAGCAAGCTCCCAGGTCGGAATGAAGTACACATCGTAACTGCCGGGCTGGTATTCGTCGCCCCGCGCGAAGCTGCCGAATGTGAGTTCGGGAAATGCACCCCGGAGATACGCTTCGGCCGACACCAGGGAGATCGGCACCGCATCGAGCATCACGTATTCGATCTTGCCGGGAAAGAGACGCAGCAACATCTCTGGCACGCGGCCCCACCCGCCGCCGATCTCGACGATGCGGAACTTCGATCCGCTCGTGTCGCCCATGAAGGCCGTCAGTTCGAGCACGTCCATCACGCTGTACAGATCGGCGACCAGCCAGTTGTGCTGATAGATGTGATCGATGAAGTCGCCGTCGACGAGGCCGAGATGATCGATGGCCTTCAGATACCGGATCAGCTGAGCGATGAAGTCGCCCTGCCCCGTGACGGTGCGCGCTTCTTCCGGCGTGGAGCGGACGGGCAGGCGTCCCCAACCGACCCAGGCATGCACCATATCGCCCAACGTATGCAGATGCCCCGTCTGGAACGACCATTGTGGTCCCGGGCCCGTCAAGCCGGCAACGGCCGCCTGCGGTTCGAGATGATCGAGCAGGGCACGATCGAGAGGCTGA
The nucleotide sequence above comes from Gemmatimonas aurantiaca. Encoded proteins:
- a CDS encoding enoyl-CoA hydratase/isomerase family protein, encoding MTLSPSPTNSADGYVRTDLANGIGRIEFFHPKSNSLPGVLLRELAATVTRVSQDPAVRVIVLQSGGTGPFCAGASFDELASLSEPAQGQQFFSGFAGVILAMIRAPQFVITRVHGKAAGGAVGLISASDFSMAVRTASAKLSELAVGIGPFVVGPVIEKKLGLASFSQMAVDADWRDAAWCERRGLYARLYDDVAALDAGVDQLAATLARSNPDAMAQMKQVFWAGTEQWDAMLAERAHMSGTLALSPFTRQAIAAFKGK
- a CDS encoding alpha/beta hydrolase translates to MARPSVLVVHGALGSAQQMQPLVDALMASGRFTSARAIELPGHGHTPLDEGKSFGMDTFADTLAGTAVAMREDTGHLPVVFGYSMGGYAAMLLASRKAGVIGPLVTLGTMVRWTPAIAEQAAARLDPAVIAAKVPAFADTLAARHEGAGGWERMMQRTATLLRELGDAPPLTHAAFGTIRSPVHLLVGEKDDSVTLGDCEEVAALMPNARASLLPGVPHPIERVPLASIVDLVTELAH
- a CDS encoding putative sugar O-methyltransferase; this translates as MSLISLLPRWTESRWDQPLDRALLDHLEPQAAVAGLTGPGPQWSFQTGHLHTLGDMVHAWVGWGRLPVRSTPEEARTVTGQGDFIAQLIRYLKAIDHLGLVDGDFIDHIYQHNWLVADLYSVMDVLELTAFMGDTSGSKFRIVEIGGGWGRVPEMLLRLFPGKIEYVMLDAVPISLVSAEAYLRGAFPELTFGSFARGDEYQPGSYDVYFIPTWELAHLGTARFDVVMNIESFQEMTQERVDYYLSWFDLVIADHGIAYIANSRDFVFVGDWNFPTSWRTLARHRTPRSWTPDNSTHILRKEVGHFGAGNRIIDVAYASTIPTDPSHVAVQTLRSVRKPGQ